CGCCCGCTGGTATTGCTGAAGGGCATCCTCTTCTGGGGTGGGCACTAGCTCTCCCGTGGGCTGGAAGTACCGGAGCTTGTGGTCATGGATCCCTAAGTACAGCCCTAG
Above is a window of Cyanobacteriota bacterium DNA encoding:
- a CDS encoding Uma2 family endonuclease, coding for LGLYLGIHDHKLRYFQPTGELVPTPEEDALQQYQRAERLAAYLRSQGINPDDL